Below is a window of Mycobacterium dioxanotrophicus DNA.
CGGCCCACCTCCACCGGTCCCATCATCGTCGCCCGCCGGCCGCAACACTGCGGGACGGCTGGGTGTCGTGAAGCCGAATGTCACACGTTCGGAGCGCAACGAGCCCAACCCGTCGGTCAGGTAGGTCGGGTTGAACGCGATGGTGAGCGGCTCGCCCGCGAACGAGACCGGCAGATCCTCCTCGGCCCGACCGACGTCGTCGGCCCCGGCCGACAGCCGCAGCACGTCTTCGGCGAACTCCATGCGGATCTGCGCCCCGCGGTCGGCCACCAGGGCGACACGCTTGATGGCCTCGGTCAGCTCTGCGACGCCGATGGTCGCCACCGCGGTGTGCTCGGTGGGCAGCAACTGGCGGAACTTGGGGAATTCCGCGTCGAGCAGGCGGGTGGTGCTGCGTTTGCCGTTACTGCGGATGCCCAGCAGGCCGTCCTTGCCGACCGACGGCCCCGACCCGAGCGACAGGTGCACCTCGGTGCCGTCGGTGCCGGCCTTGGCCGCCTCGGCCAGCGTCTTCGCGGGCACCAGCACCGCAGCCTCGACGTCGGCCGCGGTGGCCACCCAGGTGAGCTCCCGAACTGCCAACCGGAACCGGTCCGTGGCAGCCAAAACGACTGATTCCCCGGAGATTTCGACGCGGATGCCGGTCAGCATCGGCAGCGTGTCATCCCGGCCGGCGGCCACGGCGACCTGTCCGATGGCCTCGGCGAACAGATCGGAGGCCACCACCCCGGTCTCGTCCGGCAGCGCGGGCAGAGCCGGGTAGTCCTCGACCGCCAAGGTGGGCAGCGAGAACCGGGCACTTCCGCAGGTCAGCGCGACGCGGGTGCCTTCCACGCTGATGTCCACGGGCTTGCCCGGCAGTGCCTTGGTGATGTCCGAGAGCAGCCGACCGGACACCAAAACGCTTCCCGGAGAAGCGATTTCAGCAGCAACCCGGACCTCTGCGGAGACTTCGTAGTCGAAGCCGGAGATGGTCAGTCCGTCATCGGTGCCGGTGAGAAGCACACCGGCCAGTACCGGGATGGTGGGCCGGCTCGGCAGGTTACGGGCCACCCAGGCCACCGCGTCCGCGAAGTCCTCGCGTACCACGCGAAACTTCAGGTCGGTCAGCCCAGCCGTCGTCGTCGACACGTCTTATGCGCCCCTTCGAATAATCCCCACAATGAGCTCTAACCAGCGGTTTCTCATCGATGCTGCGCAGCATCATGCCACGCGAGCACGCTGGAGAAACCGTCGT
It encodes the following:
- the dnaN gene encoding DNA polymerase III subunit beta, which translates into the protein MSTTTAGLTDLKFRVVREDFADAVAWVARNLPSRPTIPVLAGVLLTGTDDGLTISGFDYEVSAEVRVAAEIASPGSVLVSGRLLSDITKALPGKPVDISVEGTRVALTCGSARFSLPTLAVEDYPALPALPDETGVVASDLFAEAIGQVAVAAGRDDTLPMLTGIRVEISGESVVLAATDRFRLAVRELTWVATAADVEAAVLVPAKTLAEAAKAGTDGTEVHLSLGSGPSVGKDGLLGIRSNGKRSTTRLLDAEFPKFRQLLPTEHTAVATIGVAELTEAIKRVALVADRGAQIRMEFAEDVLRLSAGADDVGRAEEDLPVSFAGEPLTIAFNPTYLTDGLGSLRSERVTFGFTTPSRPAVLRPAGDDDGTGGGGPFPAAHTDYVYLLMPVRLPG